The proteins below are encoded in one region of Mycobacterium pseudokansasii:
- a CDS encoding lysylphosphatidylglycerol synthase transmembrane domain-containing protein — MSHDAPARKLVDRRDEAPRGKYWWLRWVVLGIVAIVLAVEVALVWDQLAKAWMSIYQANWWWLVAAMGAAAASMHSFAQIQRTLLRSAGVHVKQLRSEAAFYAANALSTTLPGGPVLSATFLLRQQRIWGASTVVASWQLVMSGVLQAVGLALLGLGGAFFLGAKNNPFSLLFTLGGFVALLLLAQAVASRPELIEGIGNRVLSWVNSIRGKPADTGVAKWRETLMQLESVSLSRRDLGVAFSWSLFNWIADVACLGFAAYAAGDHASVAGLTVAYAAARAVGTIPLMPGGLLVVEAVLVPGLVSSGMALPNAISAMLIYRLISWLFIAAIGWVVFFFMFRTENVADSDADDPPTDPELGRIIGARRSVADDPAETALQGPLPPPDRDSADGR, encoded by the coding sequence GTGTCGCACGACGCCCCCGCCCGCAAGCTCGTCGACCGCCGCGACGAGGCGCCGCGCGGCAAGTACTGGTGGCTGCGCTGGGTGGTCCTCGGCATCGTCGCAATCGTGCTTGCCGTCGAGGTGGCGCTGGTATGGGACCAACTGGCCAAAGCGTGGATGAGTATCTACCAGGCCAATTGGTGGTGGCTGGTGGCAGCCATGGGGGCAGCGGCCGCGTCGATGCACAGCTTCGCGCAGATCCAGCGCACGCTGCTGAGATCGGCCGGTGTGCACGTCAAGCAATTGCGGTCCGAAGCCGCCTTCTATGCCGCGAACGCGCTGAGTACCACCCTCCCTGGCGGCCCGGTGCTGTCGGCGACCTTTCTGCTTCGTCAGCAACGCATTTGGGGCGCCTCGACCGTGGTGGCGTCGTGGCAGCTGGTGATGTCGGGTGTGCTGCAGGCCGTCGGACTGGCCCTGCTCGGGCTGGGTGGCGCCTTCTTCCTGGGCGCCAAGAACAATCCGTTCTCACTGCTGTTCACCCTCGGCGGCTTCGTCGCGTTGCTGCTGCTGGCCCAGGCGGTGGCGTCGCGACCGGAATTGATCGAAGGGATCGGCAACCGGGTGCTGTCGTGGGTCAACTCGATTCGCGGTAAGCCGGCCGACACCGGCGTGGCGAAGTGGCGCGAAACGCTCATGCAACTCGAGTCGGTCAGCCTGAGCCGACGCGACCTGGGAGTGGCGTTCAGTTGGTCGCTGTTCAACTGGATCGCCGACGTGGCCTGCCTGGGCTTCGCCGCGTACGCCGCCGGCGACCACGCCTCGGTCGCCGGGCTGACGGTCGCCTATGCGGCCGCCCGGGCGGTCGGCACCATCCCGCTGATGCCGGGAGGCCTGCTGGTGGTGGAGGCGGTGCTGGTGCCGGGCCTGGTGTCCAGCGGCATGGCCCTGCCCAACGCCATCTCGGCGATGCTGATCTACCGGCTGATCAGCTGGCTGTTCATCGCCGCCATCGGCTGGGTGGTGTTCTTCTTCATGTTCCGCACCGAGAACGTCGCCGATTCGGATGCCGACGACCCGCCAACCGACCCCGAGCTGGGACGCATCATCGGGGCTCGGCGCAGCGTTGCCGACGACCCGGCCGAAACGGCCCTGCAGGGCCCGTTGCCACCGCCTGATCGTGACTCAGCAGACGGCCGGTGA
- a CDS encoding AI-2E family transporter, whose protein sequence is MSASLDDGSVTPLVRRTAAWSWRLLVIFAAALAVIWVISKLEIIVVPVLLALILSALLVPVVDWLDLRRVPRGAAVSLVLLGGFAILGGILAFVISQFIVGLPDLVKQVERSIDSSRRWLIEGPAHLRREQIDNAGNAAIEALRNNQAKLTSGAISTAATITELLTAAVLVLFTLIFFLYGGRNIWQYVVKIVPVPARDRVLEAGRAGYSSLIGYVRATFLVALTDAIGVGTGLAIMGVPLALPLASLVFLGAFIPLLGALISGLLAVVVALLAKGLVYALITLGLLIAVNQLEAHLLQPLVMGRAVSIHPLAVVLAISTGGVLAGIVGALLAVPTVAFLNNAMQVLLAKDPVAAPEQPEEPSTILQAEPDNPDVADEEEPQET, encoded by the coding sequence ATGTCGGCAAGTCTCGACGACGGTTCGGTGACTCCCCTCGTTCGTAGGACCGCGGCATGGTCGTGGCGCTTGTTGGTCATCTTCGCTGCCGCACTCGCGGTGATCTGGGTCATCAGCAAACTGGAGATCATCGTCGTTCCGGTATTGCTGGCGTTGATCTTGAGCGCGTTGCTGGTGCCGGTCGTGGACTGGCTGGACCTGCGGCGTGTGCCGCGCGGTGCCGCGGTGTCGCTGGTGTTGCTGGGTGGCTTTGCGATCCTTGGCGGCATCCTGGCCTTCGTCATCAGCCAGTTCATCGTGGGCCTGCCCGATCTGGTCAAGCAGGTGGAACGCAGCATCGACTCGAGCCGCCGGTGGCTGATCGAAGGGCCGGCGCATCTGCGCCGCGAACAGATCGACAACGCGGGCAACGCCGCGATCGAGGCGCTGCGCAATAATCAGGCCAAGTTGACCAGCGGCGCGATTTCCACCGCCGCCACCATTACCGAGTTGCTCACCGCTGCGGTGTTGGTGCTGTTCACGCTGATCTTCTTCCTGTACGGCGGCCGCAACATCTGGCAGTACGTGGTCAAGATCGTGCCCGTCCCGGCCCGCGACCGGGTCCTGGAGGCCGGGCGCGCCGGATACTCCTCGCTGATCGGCTATGTGCGGGCCACGTTCCTGGTCGCCCTGACCGACGCGATCGGTGTCGGCACCGGGTTGGCAATCATGGGGGTGCCGCTCGCGCTGCCGCTGGCCTCGCTGGTGTTCCTGGGTGCCTTCATCCCGCTGCTGGGTGCGTTGATCTCCGGTTTGCTGGCCGTGGTGGTGGCCTTACTGGCCAAGGGACTGGTTTACGCGCTGATCACTCTGGGTTTGCTCATCGCGGTCAATCAGCTCGAGGCCCATTTGCTGCAGCCGCTGGTGATGGGTCGTGCGGTCTCGATTCACCCGCTGGCAGTTGTCCTGGCCATTTCGACCGGCGGGGTACTCGCCGGAATTGTGGGAGCCCTGCTGGCCGTCCCGACGGTCGCGTTCCTCAACAACGCGATGCAGGTGCTGCTGGCCAAGGACCCGGTGGCCGCGCCCGAGCAGCCCGAGGAGCCGTCGACAATCCTGCAGGCCGAACCGGACAATCCCGACGTGGCCGACGAAGAAGAGCCGCAGGAAACCTAA
- a CDS encoding MMPL family transporter: MFAWWGRIVYRYRFIVIGVTVALCLGGGVFGLSLGKHVTQSGFYDDSSQSVKASILGDQVYGRDRTGHIVAIFKAPDGKTVNDPAWSKKITDELNRFVHDHPDQVMGWAGYLRAPDTTSAVVKGMATEDKKYTFVSIPLKGDDDDTILTNYKDIAPSLQKLDGGTVQLAGLEPVAEALTGTIATDQRRMEVLALPLVAVVLFLVFGGAVAACLPVMVGGLSIAGALGILRLVAVFGPVHFFAQPVVSLIGLGIAVDYGLFVVSRFREEIAEGYDTEAAVRRTVMTAGRTVAFSAVLIIASGISLLMLPQGFVKSLTYALIAAVGLAALLSITLLPAVLGVLGRHVDALGVRTAFRVPFLRNWKVSRAYLNWLADRLQKTKTREEVEAGFWGKLVNWVMRRPLVFAIPIVLGMILLVIPLFNLSLGGMSEKYLPPNNSVRQSQEHFDQLFPGYRTNPLTLVIQSTNHQPVTDQQVADIRSKAMSISGFIEPDNDPANMWQERSVAPGASKDPSVRVLQNGLINPGDAAKKLQELRAITPPKGLEVFVGGTPALEQDSIHSLFANMPAMLVILLTATTLLMFLAFGSVVLPIKAAVMSALTLGSTMGILTWIFVDGHGSGLLNFTATPLTAPVIALVVAVGYGLATDYEVFLVSRMVEARESGMSTQEAIRIGTATTGRLITAAALVLAVVAGSFVFSDLVMMKYLAFGLMAALLLDATVVRMFLVPSVMKLLGDDCWWAPRWMRRVQTRIGLGEIQLPDERKRPVTDGRVARPPVTAGLVAAGQRPPHDPTHPSTPESSQRGSARPEIGPAQSGPSSAGTKQIPVKASQPNEPPTTRLSTPGKPGTPGRGSSAPAPPAPSSARPPAPTPPPAPSAGQTRAMPIPGSRSGQTDSADATAKLPVQRPEDSDSDAATEQLDARSAQGDNGADGTRRRRGAGGLSAQDLLRREGRL, translated from the coding sequence GTGTTCGCCTGGTGGGGTCGAATTGTGTACCGCTACCGGTTCATCGTAATCGGCGTCACGGTGGCGTTGTGCCTCGGCGGCGGGGTATTCGGGCTGAGCCTGGGTAAGCACGTCACGCAGAGCGGTTTCTACGACGACAGCAGCCAGTCGGTCAAGGCGTCGATACTGGGCGACCAGGTCTACGGCCGGGACCGGACCGGTCACATCGTCGCGATCTTCAAAGCTCCCGACGGCAAGACGGTCAACGACCCGGCGTGGTCGAAGAAGATCACCGACGAGCTCAACCGATTCGTGCACGACCACCCCGACCAGGTGATGGGCTGGGCCGGCTACCTGCGGGCACCCGACACCACCAGCGCGGTCGTCAAGGGCATGGCCACCGAGGACAAGAAGTACACGTTCGTGTCCATCCCGCTCAAGGGCGACGACGACGACACCATCCTGACCAATTACAAGGACATCGCGCCCTCGTTGCAGAAGCTCGACGGCGGCACGGTTCAACTCGCCGGCCTCGAGCCGGTGGCCGAGGCGCTGACCGGCACCATCGCCACCGACCAGCGACGGATGGAAGTGCTGGCCCTGCCGTTGGTGGCCGTGGTGCTGTTCCTGGTGTTCGGTGGCGCGGTCGCCGCGTGTCTTCCGGTGATGGTCGGCGGCCTGAGCATCGCCGGCGCGCTGGGCATCCTGCGCTTGGTGGCGGTGTTCGGCCCGGTGCACTTCTTTGCCCAACCCGTGGTCTCGCTGATCGGCCTAGGTATCGCGGTGGACTACGGACTCTTCGTGGTGAGCCGTTTCCGGGAGGAGATCGCCGAAGGCTACGACACCGAAGCCGCGGTCAGACGCACCGTCATGACCGCCGGCCGAACCGTCGCCTTCTCGGCGGTGCTGATCATCGCCTCCGGGATCAGCCTGCTGATGCTGCCGCAAGGCTTCGTGAAATCTCTGACCTACGCGCTGATCGCCGCGGTCGGGTTGGCCGCCCTGCTGTCGATCACGCTGCTGCCGGCCGTTCTGGGTGTTCTTGGCCGGCACGTCGACGCGCTCGGCGTACGCACCGCATTCCGGGTGCCCTTCCTGCGCAACTGGAAGGTTTCGCGGGCCTACCTGAACTGGCTCGCCGACCGGCTGCAGAAGACCAAGACCCGCGAAGAGGTCGAGGCCGGCTTCTGGGGCAAGCTGGTCAACTGGGTGATGCGGCGGCCGCTGGTCTTCGCCATCCCGATCGTCCTCGGGATGATCCTGCTGGTCATCCCGTTGTTCAACCTGTCGCTGGGCGGCATGAGCGAGAAGTATCTGCCGCCCAACAATTCGGTGCGCCAGTCCCAGGAGCACTTCGACCAGCTCTTCCCCGGATACCGCACCAATCCGCTGACCCTGGTGATCCAGTCGACCAACCACCAGCCGGTCACCGATCAGCAGGTTGCCGACATCCGCAGTAAGGCAATGTCGATCAGCGGATTCATCGAACCCGACAACGACCCGGCGAACATGTGGCAGGAGCGCAGCGTCGCACCAGGCGCGTCGAAGGATCCCTCGGTACGGGTGCTGCAGAACGGGCTGATCAATCCGGGCGACGCCGCCAAGAAGCTGCAAGAGCTGCGCGCGATCACGCCACCCAAGGGACTCGAGGTATTCGTCGGCGGCACTCCGGCGCTGGAGCAGGATTCGATTCACAGCCTGTTCGCCAACATGCCGGCGATGCTGGTCATCCTGCTCACCGCCACCACGCTGCTGATGTTCCTGGCCTTCGGGTCGGTGGTGCTGCCGATCAAGGCCGCGGTGATGAGCGCGCTGACGCTCGGGTCCACCATGGGCATCCTGACGTGGATATTCGTCGACGGACACGGCTCGGGGTTGCTGAACTTCACCGCCACCCCGTTGACCGCGCCGGTGATCGCACTCGTGGTGGCGGTGGGATACGGCTTGGCGACCGACTACGAGGTGTTCCTGGTCTCCCGCATGGTCGAGGCCCGCGAAAGCGGCATGTCCACCCAGGAGGCCATCCGGATCGGCACGGCCACCACCGGCCGCCTGATCACCGCGGCCGCGCTGGTGCTGGCCGTGGTCGCCGGGTCGTTCGTGTTCTCCGACCTGGTGATGATGAAGTACCTGGCCTTCGGCCTGATGGCGGCGCTGCTGCTGGACGCGACCGTGGTGCGGATGTTCCTGGTGCCCTCGGTGATGAAGCTGCTCGGCGACGACTGCTGGTGGGCTCCACGGTGGATGCGGCGGGTGCAGACCCGCATCGGCCTCGGCGAGATCCAGCTGCCCGACGAACGCAAGCGGCCGGTGACCGACGGCCGCGTAGCCCGGCCTCCGGTCACCGCCGGCCTGGTCGCTGCCGGCCAACGTCCCCCGCACGATCCCACCCACCCGTCGACGCCGGAGTCGTCGCAACGCGGGTCCGCCCGGCCGGAGATCGGGCCTGCTCAGAGCGGGCCGTCCAGTGCGGGCACCAAGCAGATCCCGGTCAAGGCAAGCCAGCCGAACGAACCGCCGACAACTCGGCTGTCCACACCCGGCAAACCGGGCACACCGGGCCGCGGATCGAGCGCCCCCGCGCCGCCGGCACCGTCGTCGGCCCGGCCACCGGCGCCAACCCCGCCGCCGGCCCCATCGGCCGGTCAGACCCGCGCCATGCCGATTCCGGGGAGCCGTTCCGGCCAAACCGACTCGGCCGATGCCACAGCTAAGCTGCCGGTCCAACGGCCGGAGGACAGCGACTCCGACGCGGCCACTGAGCAGCTCGATGCGCGCAGCGCGCAGGGCGACAACGGCGCCGACGGCACCCGACGCCGGCGCGGGGCCGGCGGCCTGTCCGCCCAGGATCTGCTGCGCCGCGAGGGACGGCTTTAG
- a CDS encoding NYN domain-containing protein translates to MSLTEDVTTQASEPVAGPVVSPLPSVLPGDLSKDGLTGLAPPTGRVLLVWDAPNLDMGLGSILGRRPTALERPRFDALGRWLLARTAAVAARAPGGPAIRVEPEATVFTNIAPGSADVVRPWVDALRNVGFAVFAKPKIDEDSDVDRDMLEHIDKRYREGLAALVVASADGQAFRQPLEEIARGGIPVQVLGFREHASWALASDTLEFVDLEDISGVFREPLPRIGLDSLPEQGAWLQPFRPLSSLLTSRM, encoded by the coding sequence ATGAGCCTGACCGAAGACGTGACCACGCAAGCATCCGAACCCGTCGCCGGGCCCGTGGTATCACCGCTGCCGTCGGTGCTGCCCGGCGACTTGTCCAAGGACGGCCTGACCGGCTTAGCCCCGCCGACGGGTCGGGTGCTGTTGGTTTGGGACGCTCCCAACCTCGACATGGGGCTGGGCTCCATCCTGGGGCGCCGCCCGACCGCGCTGGAACGGCCCCGTTTCGACGCGCTGGGCCGCTGGCTGCTGGCCCGCACCGCAGCCGTCGCCGCCAGGGCGCCGGGCGGGCCGGCCATCCGAGTGGAACCGGAGGCCACCGTCTTCACCAATATCGCGCCCGGCAGCGCCGACGTGGTCCGCCCGTGGGTGGACGCACTGCGAAACGTCGGGTTCGCCGTCTTCGCCAAACCGAAGATCGACGAGGACAGCGACGTCGACCGCGACATGCTCGAGCACATCGACAAGCGCTACCGGGAAGGGCTGGCAGCCCTGGTCGTGGCCTCGGCGGACGGTCAGGCATTCCGACAGCCGCTGGAGGAAATCGCTCGCGGCGGAATCCCAGTTCAAGTGCTTGGATTTCGTGAACACGCCAGTTGGGCGCTAGCGTCGGATACCTTGGAGTTCGTCGACCTGGAGGACATTTCCGGTGTTTTCCGGGAGCCGCTCCCCCGGATCGGCCTCGATTCGCTACCTGAGCAGGGAGCTTGGCTGCAGCCGTTCCGGCCGCTGTCCTCGCTGTTGACCTCGCGTATGTGA
- the trmB gene encoding tRNA (guanosine(46)-N7)-methyltransferase TrmB — translation MSHHGRMHAQPEIGLRPDSPALPSPESGEQDRGSAWGYLPATSLRSRHSALSSTQRQTWDRRWPQLGIDALAGSPRRGPLNTRAWFGRDAPLVLEIGCGSGISTLAMAQAEPHLDVIAVEIYRRGLAQLLCAIDSENATNIRLVRGNGIDVLKDLITANSLAGVRVFFPDPWPKARHHKRRLLQPATIALIADRLIPGGVLHAATDHPGYAAHIAAAGDAERRLARADPRTDALPISVVRPTTKYESKAHDAGSAVSELVWRKPKSDD, via the coding sequence ATGAGCCACCATGGACGAATGCACGCGCAACCCGAGATTGGGTTACGTCCCGACTCGCCGGCTCTGCCCAGCCCGGAGTCCGGCGAGCAAGACCGGGGCAGCGCGTGGGGCTATCTGCCGGCCACCAGCCTTCGCTCCCGCCATTCGGCGCTGTCGAGCACCCAGCGCCAGACCTGGGACCGGCGCTGGCCGCAGCTGGGCATCGACGCGCTCGCCGGGTCACCGCGCCGGGGACCGTTGAACACCCGGGCGTGGTTCGGCCGCGACGCGCCCCTGGTGCTGGAGATCGGCTGCGGCAGCGGGATCTCGACACTGGCAATGGCGCAGGCCGAGCCCCATCTCGACGTGATCGCGGTGGAAATCTACCGTCGGGGCCTGGCGCAGCTGCTGTGCGCGATCGACAGTGAGAACGCGACCAATATCCGGTTGGTCCGCGGCAACGGGATCGACGTGTTGAAAGACCTGATCACCGCGAATTCGCTGGCCGGGGTCCGGGTTTTCTTTCCCGACCCCTGGCCCAAGGCGCGCCACCACAAGCGGCGGCTGCTGCAGCCTGCCACGATCGCCCTGATCGCCGACCGGCTAATCCCCGGAGGTGTGCTGCACGCCGCGACCGACCACCCCGGCTACGCCGCACACATCGCCGCCGCCGGCGACGCCGAGCGGCGGTTGGCCCGTGCTGATCCGCGTACCGACGCACTGCCGATCTCGGTCGTTCGCCCCACGACCAAATACGAATCCAAAGCCCACGATGCCGGCAGCGCCGTCAGCGAGCTGGTCTGGAGAAAACCGAAATCAGATGACTAA
- a CDS encoding TetR/AcrR family transcriptional regulator yields the protein MSPRPVIKHTGRRPGLNVTRGLIADIARKQFAALGYDRTSMRQVALEANVDPGLVAHYFGTKLDLFLAVVELPIDPVALIDYVVGGDATASAGQRLAQVVLDVLDDEVRRRPMVGMIRAATAEPEAARLVRDFLTRNLLVPIAHRLEADDPEYRAGLVMSQIAGMTLARYIIGIEPLASRPTERVAADLGVTLQRYLLGELVR from the coding sequence ATGAGCCCACGGCCGGTGATCAAGCACACCGGCCGGCGGCCGGGCCTCAACGTCACCCGAGGCCTGATTGCCGACATTGCCCGCAAGCAGTTCGCCGCGTTGGGCTACGACCGCACCTCGATGCGGCAGGTCGCGTTGGAGGCCAACGTGGACCCGGGTTTGGTAGCGCATTACTTCGGCACGAAGCTGGACCTGTTCTTGGCGGTCGTCGAGTTGCCGATCGACCCGGTGGCGTTGATCGATTACGTGGTCGGCGGCGATGCGACGGCTTCTGCCGGTCAGCGGTTGGCGCAGGTAGTGCTCGATGTGCTCGACGACGAGGTACGCCGACGGCCGATGGTGGGCATGATTCGCGCGGCCACCGCCGAACCCGAAGCCGCGCGGCTGGTCCGGGATTTCTTGACGCGCAACCTGCTGGTCCCGATCGCGCACCGTCTGGAGGCCGACGACCCCGAATATCGGGCGGGTCTGGTGATGTCGCAGATCGCTGGCATGACGCTGGCGCGCTACATCATTGGGATCGAGCCGCTGGCCTCCCGGCCGACTGAGCGCGTCGCCGCGGATCTGGGTGTGACGCTGCAGCGCTACCTGCTCGGCGAGCTTGTTCGGTGA
- a CDS encoding class I SAM-dependent methyltransferase, translating to MIWRQVLFDTLYRLGRPIWETPPPEPLRDLVEGPDALAPGHALDVGCGSGINAIYLATHGWRATGVDFSAASLTRARRAAQGVAGVTFLHGDVTQLSHLPIDEPVDLVLDMGCYHSLPDAAKGTYVAELAAVMKPGTPLVMWEGIRMKAGEIRDAFNRDFVIESVQRKDFSVRRKLVRHTITAHWYQLRRR from the coding sequence GTGATCTGGCGCCAGGTCTTGTTCGACACGTTGTACCGACTCGGGCGGCCGATCTGGGAGACGCCGCCGCCCGAACCATTGCGCGATCTCGTCGAGGGACCCGACGCGCTGGCACCTGGCCACGCTCTCGACGTCGGCTGCGGCAGCGGCATCAACGCCATCTATTTGGCCACCCACGGCTGGCGCGCCACCGGTGTCGACTTCTCGGCTGCCAGCCTCACCCGAGCCCGCCGCGCCGCCCAGGGCGTCGCGGGGGTGACCTTCCTGCATGGCGACGTCACCCAGCTCTCGCATCTGCCGATCGATGAACCGGTCGACTTGGTGCTGGACATGGGCTGCTATCACTCGTTGCCCGACGCCGCCAAAGGAACCTACGTTGCCGAGCTGGCCGCGGTCATGAAACCGGGCACGCCGCTGGTGATGTGGGAGGGCATCCGCATGAAGGCCGGTGAGATCCGCGACGCGTTCAACCGGGACTTCGTGATCGAGTCCGTCCAGCGCAAGGACTTCTCGGTCAGGCGAAAGCTGGTTCGCCACACCATCACCGCACATTGGTATCAATTGCGCCGACGTTGA
- a CDS encoding MmpS family transport accessory protein, translated as MSGLPIDRLVSRGWMVLLAVVVVVVAGWCVYRLHGIFGSGHTVSAGGALPADTSASSPKRVLLEVFGDPGAVATITYLDVNAQPQRVDNATLPWSYDVTTTQPAVFTNVAAQGNSDSLGCRITIDGDVKDERTITTHNAYTYCLEKSG; from the coding sequence GTGAGCGGGTTGCCGATTGATCGTTTGGTTTCGCGAGGATGGATGGTGTTGCTCGCGGTGGTGGTGGTCGTGGTCGCGGGGTGGTGTGTATATCGCTTGCACGGCATCTTCGGGTCGGGGCATACGGTGTCGGCGGGCGGTGCGTTGCCCGCCGACACGTCCGCATCCAGCCCGAAACGCGTGCTCCTCGAAGTCTTTGGCGACCCCGGCGCAGTGGCCACCATCACCTACCTCGACGTCAACGCCCAGCCGCAGCGCGTCGATAACGCCACCCTGCCGTGGTCCTACGACGTCACGACGACCCAACCGGCGGTGTTCACCAACGTCGCCGCTCAGGGCAACAGCGATTCGTTGGGCTGCCGCATCACTATCGACGGCGACGTGAAGGACGAACGCACCATCACCACACACAACGCCTACACCTATTGTTTGGAGAAGTCCGGGTGA